From one Mycobacterium colombiense CECT 3035 genomic stretch:
- a CDS encoding SDR family oxidoreductase, translated as MTKLLDGKVVVISGVGPGLGTTLAHRCTREGADLVLAARTPERLDDVAKQIADLGGRATTVRTDITEDDQVSNLVDATLEAYGKVDVLINNAFRVPSLKPFSGTSFQHIRDAIELSALGALRLIQGFTPALAESKGSIVNVNSMVLRHSQAKYGAYKMAKSALLSMSHSLATELGEQGIRVNSVAPGYIWGETLQGYFNHQAGKYGTTAEEIYAATAAGSDLKRLPTEDEVASAILFMASDLSSGITGQTLDVNCGEYHT; from the coding sequence ATGACGAAGTTGCTCGACGGCAAGGTGGTGGTGATCAGCGGCGTCGGCCCCGGTCTGGGCACCACGCTGGCGCACCGATGCACACGCGAAGGCGCCGATCTGGTGCTGGCGGCGCGTACACCGGAACGCCTGGACGACGTCGCCAAGCAGATCGCCGACCTCGGCGGCCGTGCGACGACGGTGCGCACCGACATCACGGAGGACGACCAGGTGAGCAACCTGGTCGACGCCACCTTGGAGGCCTACGGCAAGGTCGACGTGCTGATCAACAACGCGTTCCGGGTGCCGTCGCTGAAACCGTTCTCGGGCACCAGCTTTCAGCATATCCGCGACGCGATCGAACTCAGCGCGCTCGGCGCACTGCGGCTCATCCAGGGGTTCACCCCGGCGCTGGCCGAGTCGAAGGGCTCGATCGTCAACGTCAACTCCATGGTGCTGCGGCACTCGCAGGCGAAGTACGGCGCCTACAAGATGGCCAAATCCGCGCTGCTGTCCATGTCGCATTCGCTGGCCACCGAGCTGGGCGAGCAGGGGATCCGCGTCAATTCCGTTGCACCCGGCTACATCTGGGGCGAGACACTGCAGGGCTACTTCAACCACCAAGCCGGCAAGTACGGCACCACGGCCGAGGAGATCTATGCGGCCACCGCGGCCGGCTCCGACCTGAAGCGGCTGCCCACCGAGGACGAGGTGGCCTCGGCGATCCTGTTCATGGCCAGCGACCTGTCCAGCGGCATCACCGGGCAGACGCTGGACGTCAATTGCGGGGAGTACCACACCTGA
- the dmpG gene encoding 4-hydroxy-2-oxovalerate aldolase — translation MSTQDIFFDPVWDIRLTDTSLRDGSHHKRHQFTKDEVGAIVAALDTAGVPVIEVTHGDGLGGSSFNYGFSKTPEQELIKLAAQTAKAAKIAFLMLPGVGTKEDIKEAQNNGGEICRIATHCTEADVSIQHFGLARELGLETVGFLMMSHTISPEKLAAQARIMADAGCQCVYVVDSAGALVLEGVRDRVAALVAELGDDAQVGFHGHENLGLGVANSVEAVRAGAKQIDGSCRRFGAGAGNAPVEALIGVFDKIGVKTGIDFFDIADAAEEVVAPAMPAECLLDRNALIMGYSGVYSSFLKHAIRQSERYGVPAHQLLHRAGQRKLIGGQEDQLIDIALEIKREQENGATAPH, via the coding sequence ATGAGCACCCAAGACATTTTCTTCGATCCGGTCTGGGACATCCGGCTGACCGACACGTCGTTGCGCGACGGCTCCCACCACAAGCGCCACCAGTTCACCAAAGACGAAGTGGGCGCGATCGTGGCCGCCCTGGACACCGCGGGGGTGCCGGTCATCGAGGTCACCCACGGCGACGGGCTGGGTGGGTCGAGCTTTAACTACGGGTTCTCCAAGACCCCCGAACAGGAGCTGATCAAGCTCGCCGCCCAGACCGCCAAAGCGGCCAAGATCGCCTTTTTGATGCTGCCCGGGGTGGGCACCAAAGAAGACATCAAAGAGGCCCAGAACAACGGCGGGGAGATCTGCCGGATCGCCACGCACTGCACCGAGGCCGACGTGTCGATCCAGCACTTCGGGCTGGCCCGCGAACTCGGCCTAGAAACCGTCGGGTTCTTGATGATGAGCCACACCATCTCACCGGAGAAGCTGGCCGCCCAGGCCCGCATCATGGCCGACGCGGGCTGCCAGTGCGTGTATGTGGTCGATTCGGCCGGAGCGCTGGTCCTCGAGGGCGTGCGTGACCGGGTCGCCGCGCTGGTCGCCGAACTCGGCGACGACGCCCAAGTCGGCTTCCACGGCCACGAAAACCTCGGCCTCGGGGTGGCCAACAGCGTGGAGGCCGTCCGCGCCGGGGCCAAGCAGATCGACGGCTCGTGCCGCCGGTTCGGCGCCGGTGCGGGCAACGCGCCCGTCGAGGCCCTCATCGGGGTGTTCGACAAGATCGGCGTCAAGACCGGCATCGATTTCTTCGACATCGCCGACGCCGCCGAAGAAGTCGTCGCCCCGGCCATGCCCGCCGAGTGCCTACTCGACCGCAACGCCCTGATCATGGGCTACTCCGGGGTATATTCCAGCTTCCTCAAACACGCCATCCGCCAATCCGAACGCTACGGCGTACCCGCCCACCAACTCCTACACCGCGCCGGCCAGCGCAAACTCATCGGCGGCCAAGAAGACCAACTCATCGACATCGCCCTAGAAATCAAACGCGAACAAGAAAACGGCGCCACAGCCCCACACTGA
- a CDS encoding acetaldehyde dehydrogenase (acetylating), whose protein sequence is MPAKASVAIVGSGNISTDLLYKLLRSEWLEPRWMVGIDPDSEGLARARKLGLETTHEGVDWLLAQPEKPDLVFEATSAYVHRDAAPKYEAAGIRAIDLTPAAVGPAVIPPANLRAHVDAPNVNMITCGGQATIPIVYAVSRVVEVPYAEIVASVASLSAGPGTRANIDEFTKTTSKGVETIGGAQRGKAIIILNPADPPMIMRDTIFCAIPEDADRAAIAQSIHDVVAEVQSYVPGYRLLNEPQFDDPSLHSGGQALVTTFVEVEGAGDYLPPYAGNLDIMTAAATKVGEQIAKESLSATAKGAQS, encoded by the coding sequence ATGCCGGCTAAGGCGAGTGTGGCCATTGTCGGGTCGGGGAATATCAGCACTGACCTGCTCTATAAGTTGTTGCGGTCGGAGTGGCTGGAACCGCGCTGGATGGTGGGTATCGACCCGGACAGTGAGGGTTTGGCCCGGGCCCGCAAGCTGGGTTTGGAGACCACCCACGAGGGGGTGGACTGGTTGTTGGCCCAGCCTGAGAAGCCTGATCTGGTGTTCGAGGCGACCAGTGCCTATGTGCATCGCGACGCCGCGCCGAAGTATGAGGCCGCCGGGATCCGGGCCATCGACTTGACGCCGGCCGCGGTGGGGCCGGCGGTGATCCCGCCGGCCAACCTGCGCGCGCATGTGGACGCCCCCAACGTCAACATGATCACCTGCGGTGGTCAGGCCACGATCCCGATCGTGTACGCGGTCTCCCGCGTCGTCGAGGTGCCGTACGCCGAGATCGTGGCCTCGGTGGCGTCGCTGTCGGCCGGCCCGGGGACGCGGGCCAACATTGATGAGTTCACCAAGACCACCAGCAAAGGCGTGGAGACCATCGGCGGCGCCCAGCGCGGTAAGGCGATCATCATCTTGAACCCGGCCGATCCGCCGATGATCATGCGCGACACCATCTTTTGCGCCATCCCGGAAGACGCCGACCGGGCCGCGATCGCCCAGTCCATCCATGACGTGGTGGCCGAGGTGCAGTCCTATGTGCCGGGCTACCGGTTGCTCAACGAGCCCCAGTTCGACGATCCGTCGCTGCACTCGGGTGGTCAGGCGCTGGTCACCACGTTCGTCGAGGTCGAGGGTGCGGGCGACTATTTGCCGCCTTACGCGGGAAATCTGGACATCATGACCGCCGCGGCCACCAAGGTCGGCGAACAGATCGCCAAGGAGTCGTTGAGCGCGACGGCTAAAGGAGCGCAATCATGA
- a CDS encoding 2-keto-4-pentenoate hydratase: MLSVATRDELAAELAQAERSGEPIAPLTAAHPDIDVVDAYEIQLINIRQRVAEGARVLGHKVGLSSKAIQQMMGVDEPDYGHLLDEMQLFEDTPVKANRYLYPRVEVEVGFVLNADLPGAGCTEDDVLAATEALVPSIELIDTRITDWQIELCDTIADNASSAGFVLGAARVSPQDIDVKGIEAVLRCNGEVVAEGRTDAVLGNPVTAVAWLARKVDGFGVRLRKGDVVLPGSCTRAIDAHPGDNFVADFAGLGSVRLSFE, translated from the coding sequence ATGCTCAGTGTTGCCACGCGTGACGAGTTGGCTGCCGAGTTGGCGCAAGCCGAGCGGAGCGGTGAGCCGATCGCCCCGCTTACTGCGGCCCATCCGGACATCGATGTCGTCGACGCCTATGAGATTCAGCTGATCAATATCCGCCAGAGGGTCGCGGAGGGGGCCCGGGTGCTGGGCCATAAGGTGGGCCTGTCGAGCAAGGCGATCCAGCAGATGATGGGGGTCGATGAGCCGGACTATGGGCATCTGCTCGACGAGATGCAGTTGTTCGAGGACACCCCGGTCAAGGCGAACCGCTACCTGTACCCGCGGGTGGAGGTCGAAGTGGGCTTCGTGCTGAACGCGGATCTGCCGGGGGCGGGGTGCACCGAGGACGATGTGTTGGCGGCGACCGAGGCGCTGGTGCCGTCGATCGAGCTGATCGACACTCGGATCACCGACTGGCAGATCGAGTTGTGCGACACCATCGCCGACAACGCCTCGTCGGCGGGTTTTGTGCTCGGTGCGGCGCGCGTTTCACCGCAGGACATCGACGTCAAGGGGATCGAGGCGGTGTTGCGCTGCAACGGCGAGGTGGTCGCCGAAGGCCGGACCGACGCGGTGCTGGGCAACCCGGTCACCGCGGTGGCTTGGCTGGCCCGCAAGGTGGATGGCTTCGGTGTGCGGCTGCGCAAGGGCGACGTGGTGCTGCCCGGATCCTGCACGCGGGCGATCGATGCGCACCCGGGCGACAACTTCGTCGCGGACTTCGCGGGTCTGGGATCCGTGCGTCTATCGTTCGAATAG
- the kstD gene encoding 3-oxosteroid 1-dehydrogenase: protein MSAQEYDVVVVGSGGAGMVAALTAAHRGLSTIVIEKAPHFGGSTARSGGGVWIPNNEVLKRAGVRDTAEAARTYLHGIVGNVVEPERIDTYLERGPEMLSFVLQHTPLKMCWVPKYSDYYPESPGGRAEGRSIEPKPFNARKLGADEAGLEPAYGKVPLNVVVMQQDYVRLNQLKRHPRGALRSLKVGARTMWAKATGKNLVGMGRALIGPLRIGLQRAGVPVVLNTALTDLYVEDGVVRGVYVRAAGDAESGEPQLIRARRGVILASGGFEHNEQMRVKYQRAPITTEWTVGAAANTGDGILAGEKLGAALDIMEDAWWGPTVPLVGAPWFALSERNSPGSIIVNMSGKRFMNESMPYVEACHHMYGGEYGQGPGPGENIPAWLVFDQRYRDRYIFAGLQPGQRIPRKWLESGVIITADTLAELAQKAGLPEGEFIATVQRFNGFARSGIDADFQRGESAYDRYYGDPTNKPNPNLGEISHAPYYAAKMVPGDLGTKGGIRTDIHGRALRDDGSIIEGLYAAGNVSAPVMGHTYPGPGGTIGPAMTFGYLAALHIADGAGER, encoded by the coding sequence ATGTCAGCGCAGGAGTACGACGTCGTCGTGGTCGGGAGCGGCGGGGCCGGCATGGTGGCCGCACTTACCGCCGCTCACCGGGGTCTTTCCACCATAGTCATCGAGAAGGCCCCGCACTTCGGTGGTTCGACCGCACGCTCAGGCGGCGGCGTTTGGATCCCAAATAACGAAGTCCTCAAGCGTGCCGGGGTCCGCGATACCGCCGAGGCCGCCCGCACCTATCTGCACGGGATCGTCGGCAACGTCGTCGAGCCGGAACGCATCGATACCTACCTCGAGCGCGGCCCCGAAATGCTGTCATTCGTGCTGCAGCACACCCCACTGAAGATGTGCTGGGTGCCGAAGTACTCCGACTACTACCCCGAGTCGCCGGGCGGCCGCGCGGAGGGCCGATCGATCGAGCCGAAGCCGTTCAACGCCCGCAAGCTCGGCGCCGACGAAGCCGGCCTGGAGCCGGCCTACGGCAAGGTCCCACTCAACGTCGTGGTGATGCAACAGGATTACGTACGGCTGAACCAGCTCAAGCGTCACCCGCGCGGTGCGCTGCGCAGCCTGAAGGTCGGCGCGCGCACCATGTGGGCCAAGGCGACCGGCAAGAACCTCGTCGGGATGGGCCGGGCGTTGATCGGTCCGCTGCGAATCGGGTTGCAGCGGGCCGGGGTTCCGGTAGTACTCAACACCGCGCTCACCGACCTCTACGTCGAGGACGGCGTGGTGCGCGGCGTCTACGTGCGCGCGGCCGGTGACGCCGAATCGGGTGAGCCCCAGCTGATCCGGGCCCGGCGCGGTGTGATCCTGGCGTCCGGCGGATTCGAGCACAACGAACAGATGCGGGTGAAATACCAGCGCGCACCGATCACCACCGAGTGGACCGTCGGCGCGGCGGCCAACACCGGCGACGGGATTCTGGCGGGCGAAAAGCTCGGCGCCGCACTGGACATCATGGAAGACGCCTGGTGGGGGCCGACCGTCCCGCTGGTGGGCGCGCCGTGGTTCGCGTTGTCCGAGCGCAACTCGCCGGGGTCGATCATCGTCAACATGTCGGGCAAGCGGTTCATGAACGAGTCGATGCCCTACGTCGAAGCCTGCCATCACATGTACGGCGGCGAATACGGTCAGGGGCCGGGCCCGGGCGAGAACATCCCCGCGTGGCTGGTATTCGACCAGCGGTACCGGGACCGTTACATCTTCGCCGGATTGCAGCCCGGACAACGCATTCCGCGCAAATGGCTGGAGTCGGGCGTCATCATCACCGCGGACACGCTCGCGGAGCTGGCGCAGAAGGCCGGCCTTCCGGAGGGCGAATTCATCGCGACCGTGCAGCGTTTCAACGGCTTCGCACGTTCGGGCATCGACGCCGACTTCCAGCGCGGCGAGAGCGCCTACGACCGGTACTACGGCGACCCGACCAACAAGCCGAACCCCAACCTCGGCGAGATCAGTCACGCGCCGTACTACGCGGCCAAGATGGTGCCCGGCGACCTGGGCACCAAGGGCGGCATCCGCACCGACATCCACGGCCGCGCGCTGCGCGACGACGGCAGTATCATCGAAGGCCTTTACGCCGCGGGCAACGTCAGTGCCCCGGTGATGGGCCACACGTACCCCGGTCCGGGTGGCACCATCGGCCCCGCAATGACGTTCGGCTACCTGGCGGCGTTGCACATCGCCGACGGAGCCGGGGAAAGGTAA
- a CDS encoding MaoC family dehydratase, whose protein sequence is MPIDVEVALNAELDPIEFSWASSDVQLYHLGLGAGADPMDPRELRYLVDDTPQVLPTFGNVAATFHATKPPTVKFPGIDIELGKVLHASERVEAPAPLPPSGSAKAVTRFTDIWDKGKAAVIWSETTVTAPDGTLLWTQRRSIFARGEGGFGGERGPSTSDGAPDRAPDLEVDVPILPQQALLYRLCGDRNPLHSDPEFAAAAGFSQPILHGLCTYGMTCKAITDALLDGDAGAVAAYGARFAGVAFPGETLKVGIWKDSASSEGRFLASVVAPSRDNAVVLSGVELIPA, encoded by the coding sequence ATGCCCATCGACGTAGAAGTCGCGCTGAACGCCGAGCTGGATCCCATCGAGTTCTCCTGGGCCAGTAGCGATGTGCAGCTCTACCACCTCGGACTTGGCGCGGGCGCCGATCCGATGGACCCACGCGAGTTGCGCTATCTGGTCGACGACACCCCGCAGGTGCTCCCGACATTCGGCAATGTCGCCGCCACCTTCCACGCCACGAAACCCCCGACGGTCAAGTTCCCCGGCATCGACATCGAGCTGGGCAAGGTGCTGCACGCCAGCGAACGGGTCGAGGCGCCCGCTCCGCTGCCGCCGTCGGGCTCGGCGAAGGCCGTCACCCGGTTCACCGACATCTGGGACAAGGGCAAGGCCGCGGTGATCTGGAGTGAGACGACGGTGACCGCGCCGGATGGCACGCTGCTGTGGACGCAGCGCCGGTCCATCTTCGCCCGCGGCGAAGGTGGATTCGGCGGCGAGCGCGGGCCTTCGACGTCGGACGGCGCGCCCGATCGTGCGCCCGATCTTGAGGTCGACGTGCCGATTCTGCCGCAGCAGGCGCTGCTCTACCGGCTGTGCGGCGACCGCAACCCGCTGCATTCTGATCCCGAATTCGCAGCTGCCGCAGGGTTTTCCCAGCCCATCCTGCACGGGCTGTGCACCTACGGCATGACCTGCAAGGCGATCACCGATGCGCTGCTCGACGGCGATGCCGGCGCGGTGGCGGCCTACGGCGCGCGTTTCGCCGGGGTGGCTTTCCCCGGCGAAACGCTCAAGGTCGGCATCTGGAAGGACTCGGCGTCTTCCGAAGGCCGCTTCCTGGCCAGCGTTGTCGCGCCGTCGCGCGACAACGCCGTCGTGCTCAGCGGCGTCGAACTGATCCCCGCGTAG
- a CDS encoding endonuclease domain-containing protein, whose amino-acid sequence MVGPFIGSEAIAAGMLTKSELATRFRRLFPDIYVERDVAITAELRTKAGWLWTGYRGVVAGFAAAALYGSKWADDAPVVDLIHDNRRSPLGLRTHRDRIEQDEIELVAGMPVTSPVRTALDIGCWYPLMTAVAAIDALARVTEIKAVDIELLARRYLGRRGVARARQAVGLFDSGAQSPKESWLRVVLIQAGLPRPQTQIPVLNEFGTVIAYLDMGWEELKVAVEYDGEQHRTDRNQYTWDLRRLETLERLGWIVVRVVAGDRPAEIVSRVRGALARRMCG is encoded by the coding sequence ATGGTGGGGCCATTTATCGGCAGCGAGGCCATCGCTGCTGGCATGTTGACCAAGTCCGAACTGGCTACGCGCTTTCGTCGACTGTTCCCCGACATCTATGTGGAGCGTGATGTCGCGATCACGGCTGAACTCCGCACGAAAGCTGGCTGGCTGTGGACCGGATATCGGGGCGTGGTCGCAGGGTTCGCCGCTGCCGCGCTATACGGGAGTAAGTGGGCCGACGACGCGCCGGTAGTGGACTTGATTCATGACAATCGCCGGAGCCCGTTGGGATTGCGGACTCACCGGGACCGCATCGAGCAGGATGAGATCGAGCTGGTGGCCGGCATGCCGGTCACTTCGCCAGTCAGGACGGCGCTCGACATTGGATGTTGGTATCCGCTTATGACGGCGGTAGCGGCAATTGACGCGCTCGCCCGGGTTACCGAGATCAAAGCCGTCGATATTGAGTTGCTGGCCCGCCGATACCTGGGACGCAGAGGCGTTGCTCGAGCACGCCAGGCCGTGGGCCTCTTCGATTCGGGTGCGCAGTCACCGAAGGAGTCGTGGTTACGGGTCGTGTTGATCCAGGCAGGCTTGCCCAGACCGCAAACACAAATTCCGGTGCTGAATGAATTCGGCACGGTGATCGCGTATCTGGACATGGGTTGGGAAGAGTTAAAGGTGGCCGTCGAGTATGACGGTGAGCAGCATCGCACCGATCGGAATCAATACACCTGGGATCTCCGGCGACTGGAGACGCTTGAGCGGCTCGGCTGGATTGTTGTGCGAGTGGTGGCGGGGGACCGACCGGCAGAAATCGTCAGCCGTGTGCGCGGCGCATTGGCCCGTCGAATGTGCGGCTAG
- a CDS encoding lipid-transfer protein produces the protein MLSGKAAIVGIGATDFSKDSGRSELRLAAEAVLDALDDAGLSPSDVDGLTTFTMDTNNETAVARAAGIGDLKFFSQIGYGGGAACATVQQAAIAVATGVADVVVAYRAFNERSGMRFGQVQTRLVGNAGVQADSTAADNSFSYPHGLSTPAAQVAMIAQRYMHLSGATSRDFGAISVADRKHAAKNPKAYFYEKPITIEEHQNSRWIAEPLRLLDCCQETDGAVAIVVTSPERAKDLKQRPAIIEAAAQGSSPDQYTMVSYYRPELGLPEMGVVGQQLWAQSGLRPTDIQTAILYDHFTPFTLIQLEELGFCGKGEAKDFIANGAIEIGGRLPINTHGGQLGEAYIHGMNGIAEGVRQLRGTSVNPVPDVEHVLVTAGTGVPTSGLILG, from the coding sequence ATGTTGTCGGGTAAGGCTGCGATCGTCGGCATCGGTGCCACCGACTTCTCCAAGGACTCGGGCCGCAGCGAGCTGCGACTGGCCGCCGAGGCGGTCCTGGATGCGCTGGACGACGCGGGGTTGAGCCCCTCCGACGTCGACGGGCTGACCACGTTCACGATGGACACCAACAACGAGACCGCGGTGGCGCGCGCGGCCGGCATCGGTGACCTGAAGTTTTTCTCGCAGATCGGGTATGGCGGCGGTGCCGCGTGCGCGACCGTTCAGCAGGCGGCGATCGCCGTGGCCACCGGCGTGGCCGACGTGGTCGTCGCGTACCGGGCCTTCAACGAGCGCTCGGGCATGCGATTCGGTCAGGTGCAGACCCGGCTGGTGGGAAACGCAGGGGTGCAGGCTGATTCGACGGCTGCGGACAATTCCTTCTCCTACCCGCACGGGCTTTCCACGCCGGCCGCACAGGTAGCCATGATCGCCCAGCGCTATATGCATCTGTCGGGCGCGACCAGCCGGGACTTCGGTGCGATCTCGGTGGCCGACCGCAAGCATGCGGCGAAGAACCCCAAGGCGTATTTCTACGAGAAGCCGATAACCATTGAGGAACACCAGAATTCGCGGTGGATCGCCGAGCCGCTGCGGCTGCTGGACTGCTGCCAGGAGACCGACGGTGCGGTCGCGATCGTGGTGACGTCGCCGGAGCGCGCGAAGGATCTCAAGCAGCGACCGGCGATCATCGAGGCCGCGGCGCAGGGGTCCAGCCCCGACCAGTACACGATGGTCAGCTACTACCGGCCCGAGCTCGGCCTGCCCGAGATGGGGGTCGTGGGCCAGCAGCTGTGGGCGCAGTCGGGGTTGCGGCCGACCGACATCCAGACCGCGATCCTGTACGACCATTTCACGCCGTTCACCCTGATTCAGTTGGAAGAGTTGGGATTCTGCGGCAAGGGCGAGGCCAAGGACTTCATCGCCAACGGCGCCATCGAGATCGGTGGGCGACTGCCGATCAACACCCACGGTGGGCAACTCGGCGAGGCCTACATCCACGGCATGAACGGCATCGCCGAGGGTGTGCGGCAACTGCGCGGCACCTCGGTGAACCCGGTGCCCGACGTCGAGCATGTCCTCGTCACCGCGGGCACCGGCGTGCCCACCTCCGGCCTGATCCTCGGCTAG
- a CDS encoding MaoC family dehydratase codes for MSAPVVEVGTTLPELKLHGTPTFIISTALATRDFQDVHHDRDLAQAKGSKDIFVNILTDTGLVQRYVTDWAGPTARIKSIGLRLGVPWYAYDTVTFSGEVTGVDDGLITLKVFGRNSLGDHVIANVTLTIGGS; via the coding sequence ATGAGCGCACCCGTCGTCGAAGTGGGCACCACCCTGCCCGAACTCAAGCTGCACGGCACGCCGACGTTCATCATCTCTACGGCCCTGGCCACCAGGGACTTCCAGGACGTGCACCATGACCGGGACCTGGCTCAGGCCAAGGGTTCCAAGGACATCTTCGTCAACATCCTCACCGACACCGGCCTGGTGCAGCGCTACGTCACCGACTGGGCGGGCCCGACGGCGCGGATCAAATCGATCGGGCTGCGGCTCGGCGTGCCGTGGTATGCCTACGACACCGTCACCTTCTCCGGTGAGGTGACCGGCGTCGACGATGGCCTGATCACGCTGAAGGTGTTTGGCCGCAACAGCCTTGGCGACCATGTCATCGCGAACGTGACGCTCACGATCGGGGGTTCCTAG
- a CDS encoding bifunctional MaoC family dehydratase N-terminal/OB-fold nucleic acid binding domain-containing protein: MTDIKEAVAEITATVVAKPRDARDPVNQPTINNWVEALGDANPIYVDEAAAKAAGHPGIVAPPAMIQVWTMFGLGGERPTDDPMGPIMQLFDDAGYIGVVATNCEQTYHRYLRPGERVTVHSEMRDVVGPKQTGLGEGWFINQHITWRVGDENVAEMEWRILKFRPREDSGATGSVPVDLDADAMMRPAVSRDTAFFWEGVKAHELRIQRLADGTLQHPPVPAVWQDKAEPIDYAVASGRGTVFSFVVHHAPKVPGRTLPFVIALIELEEGVRMLGELRNVDHAEVKIGMPVRATYIDFPAGESGPEWSLYAWEPVGDEA, encoded by the coding sequence ATGACCGATATCAAGGAAGCGGTCGCGGAAATCACCGCCACCGTCGTCGCTAAGCCGCGGGATGCGCGGGATCCGGTCAACCAGCCGACGATCAACAACTGGGTCGAGGCGCTCGGCGATGCCAACCCGATCTATGTCGACGAGGCCGCCGCGAAGGCCGCCGGTCATCCCGGAATCGTCGCGCCGCCGGCCATGATTCAGGTGTGGACCATGTTCGGTCTGGGGGGCGAGCGCCCGACCGACGACCCCATGGGTCCGATCATGCAGCTGTTCGACGACGCCGGCTACATCGGTGTGGTCGCGACCAACTGCGAGCAGACCTATCACCGGTATCTGCGTCCTGGCGAGCGGGTCACCGTCCACTCCGAGATGCGCGACGTTGTCGGCCCCAAGCAGACCGGGCTCGGTGAAGGCTGGTTCATCAACCAGCACATCACCTGGCGGGTCGGCGACGAGAATGTCGCCGAGATGGAATGGCGCATACTGAAGTTCAGGCCACGCGAGGATTCCGGAGCCACCGGTTCCGTGCCGGTGGACCTGGACGCCGACGCCATGATGCGTCCCGCGGTCTCGCGCGACACCGCCTTCTTCTGGGAGGGCGTCAAAGCGCACGAACTGCGCATCCAGCGCCTGGCCGACGGCACCCTGCAGCACCCGCCGGTGCCGGCGGTGTGGCAGGACAAGGCCGAGCCCATCGACTACGCGGTGGCCAGCGGCCGCGGCACGGTGTTCAGCTTCGTGGTGCACCACGCTCCGAAGGTTCCCGGTCGCACGCTGCCGTTCGTGATCGCGCTGATCGAGCTGGAAGAGGGCGTCCGGATGCTCGGTGAGCTCCGCAACGTCGACCACGCCGAGGTCAAGATCGGAATGCCGGTCCGCGCAACCTATATCGACTTCCCGGCCGGTGAGTCCGGCCCGGAGTGGAGCCTGTACGCGTGGGAGCCCGTGGGAGACGAAGCATGA
- a CDS encoding acyl-CoA dehydrogenase family protein, protein MDFDLTATQQAVADVVTSVSEREMSWDALVSGGVTALAVPERLGGDGVGLQEVATVLTEIGRHGAITPALATLGFGVLPLLDLASDEQQDRFLAGVAKGAVLTAALNEPGTALPDRPSTTFANGRLSGTKVGVGYAGQADWILVTADSAVVVVSAKAKGVEAVQTPTSNGSEEYTVTFADVAVGDSDVLAGATASRVNQLVLAAVGAYADGLVAGALRLTADYVANRKQFGKPLSTFQTVAAQLAEVYIASRTIDLVAKSVVWGLSERGGSAPQVVDDLDVLGYWVTSQAPPVMQICHHLHGGMGMDITYPMHRYYSTIKDLSRLLGGPSHRLDLVGAQCS, encoded by the coding sequence ATGGACTTCGATCTCACCGCGACGCAACAGGCCGTCGCCGATGTGGTGACCTCGGTGTCCGAGCGCGAAATGAGCTGGGACGCTTTGGTCAGCGGGGGCGTGACGGCGCTTGCGGTGCCCGAACGCCTCGGGGGCGACGGCGTGGGTCTGCAAGAGGTCGCCACCGTGCTGACCGAGATCGGCCGCCACGGCGCCATCACGCCGGCGCTCGCCACTTTGGGTTTCGGGGTGCTGCCGCTGCTTGATCTGGCCTCCGACGAACAGCAGGACCGGTTTTTGGCCGGCGTCGCCAAGGGTGCGGTCCTGACCGCCGCCCTCAACGAGCCGGGGACCGCGCTGCCGGACCGGCCGTCGACCACGTTCGCCAACGGACGGTTGTCGGGCACCAAGGTCGGCGTCGGCTATGCGGGACAAGCGGATTGGATCCTCGTCACCGCCGACAGCGCGGTGGTCGTGGTGTCGGCGAAGGCCAAGGGAGTCGAGGCGGTGCAAACCCCCACCTCGAACGGCTCCGAGGAGTACACGGTCACCTTCGCCGACGTGGCGGTCGGCGACTCCGACGTGCTGGCGGGCGCCACGGCTTCCCGGGTCAACCAGCTGGTGCTGGCCGCCGTCGGCGCCTACGCCGACGGGCTGGTGGCCGGGGCGCTGCGCCTGACCGCCGACTACGTGGCCAACCGCAAGCAGTTCGGCAAGCCGCTGTCGACGTTCCAGACCGTGGCCGCCCAGCTCGCCGAGGTCTACATCGCCTCGCGGACCATCGATTTGGTGGCGAAGTCGGTCGTCTGGGGCCTGTCGGAAAGGGGCGGATCCGCCCCTCAGGTGGTGGACGACCTGGACGTGCTCGGCTACTGGGTCACCTCGCAGGCGCCGCCGGTCATGCAGATCTGCCATCACCTGCACGGCGGGATGGGAATGGACATCACCTATCCGATGCACCGGTACTACTCCACGATCAAGGACCTGTCCCGGTTGCTGGGCGGTCCTTCTCATCGTCTCGATCTGGTGGGAGCGCAATGTTCATAG